The Polaribacter sp. HaHaR_3_91 genomic sequence TGATTAAAGATGCTATGGAAGCAGTTTTAACTGAGAAAGCAATTTTATCAAGAAATAATCCAGCAGCCTTTTTAGAAATAGAATCTATTTTTGGTCAACTTAAAAACTCTAAAACCTTTTTAGATGCTTATACAGATGCTTATCAGAATATTGTTAAAAACGGAATAGAGAAGTCTGTGAAAGATATTAATAGTACTATTTTAAATGAAATTTAGATGGCAAATATTACATGTTTTGGCGAAGTGCTTTGGGATGTGTTTCCAACGCATAAAAAAATAGGAGGAGCTCCTTTAAACGTTGCAGTAAGATTACAATCTTTAGAAAATAATGTATATATAATAACTAAGGTTGGTGAAGATGATAATGGTCAAAAAATTAAGGACTTTATTAAGGAGAATAACGTTAATAAAGCAGCGTTACAAATAGATGAAGAACTAAAAACAGGAAAAGTAAAAGTTTTATTAGATGACAAAGGTTGTGCTTCGTATGATATTATGTTTCCAAGAGCTTGGGATCAAATAGAATTAACAGAAAGTGCAAAGAAAATAGTAAAAGTTTCAGATGCTTTTGTGTATGGTAGTTTGGTAGCTAGAGATGAAGTGTCAAGAAATACATTATATGAACTTTTAAAAATAGCAAAATATAAAATTTTTGATGTAAACCTTAGAGCACCTTATTATAACATCGCGCGTTTGAGTTATTTAATGAATGAGGCTAGTTTTATTAAATTTAATGATGATGAAATTATTGAAATTTCAAAGGGATTAAATTTTAATTCAACTTCTTTAGAAGAGAACATTCAATTTATTGCAAAAACTACAAATACAAAATCTATTTGTGTTACAAAAGGAGGTTCAGGAGCAATACTTTATTATAATGATGTATTCTATTATAATGAAGGTTATAAAGTAAAAGTTGTAGACACTGTTGGAGCAGGAGATTCTTTTTTAGCTTCTTTAATTAATAAACTATTAAAAGATGTTGCGCCACAAGAAGCATTAGATTTTGCTTGTGCTGTAGGTGCAATAGTGGCAAGTAGTGAAGGTGCAAATCCAGAAATTAAAGAAAGTGAGATTCTAGGTTTTATGGAACAAAAAACTGTGTAAAATATAATTACACATTAATATATATTGAAAAGTTTCGTAATTTATTACGAAACTTTTTTGTTTAAGAATACAAGATTAAAAATACCCCAAGTAAAATTCCGAATAAAGGAACCAATTTTTTACGCTTATTTTTTTCCTTAAATAACAATCCACCAACTACAACGGCAATTATAATCTGACTTCTTTTTATAGCCGATAATAACATAATTAAAGCATCAGGGTCTTGTAGTGCTTTAAAATAAAAGTAATCTGCTGTTTGTAATAAAACTCCAACAGCTGGTATAGACCATCTAAACTTAAAAGCTTTTCTTTTATCAGCATAAGGAAACCATGTAATTGATAAAATAATTAACAATATTAGAATGGTATAAAAGCAAAACCAAAATTGTAATGTTTGAGGGTTTAAAGTTAAAGTCTGAATTAAAAATTTATCATACAAGCCACTAGAAGCACCTAAAAAGGTAGCTGCGATAATGGCAAAAATCCATTTATTTCTTTTAAAATTGATACCCTCCTTTTTACCAATTTTAGAATATAATAGAACTGAAAGAATAATCAGAAAAAAACCAACCCATTGTAATGAATTTGGTTTTTCATTATAAATAAAGATAGCACCTATAAATGTAAAAAAGGGACCTGCAGAGCGAATTGGAGTTACTATGGTAATTGGTAAATGCTTTAATGCTTGATATGCCAAAACCCAGGAAGCTGCCATTATCATCGATTTTATAAAAATAAATCCGTGCGTACTCCAAGGAATGCTTGTAATGTAGAAACCTATTTTTTGCATATAATCGGGATTCCAAATAGATCCTAAATAGAAGGGTAGTATCAATAGAAAACCAGCAGAAATTGTTCCAAACAAAACAGGAAATACTTCATTGCCTTGTACAGCATGTTTTTTACATAAATTATGTAATCCTAAAAATAAAGCCGCTAAAAGTCCTAAATACATCCACATAATGCGCGCGAAGATAATAGAATGAAAAAAATAGAAGAGTTTTAATAGTTACTATTTTTTTTAAAAGTCAGGTTTTTAGTTTATTTTATTGATAGGTAGTGTTTTAGGTGTTTTTAAAATAAGAGTGTTTTAAGTTTATTCTCTTAATTACCTCTTTTATCATCATTTTAAGAAAAATATAACTATCTTTTGTAAGTATTTCAACGATGCTTTTAATAAAAGTAAATGCCCTTTTTACTATTGCCTGTACTTGTTATTTATCAATGATTATAAGATTTTAGTAGAAATTGGATAGAAAACTTATTTTTGAAATTATTTATTTAAAAATATGATAATGAATTTTTACGATTTATGTAATAAATCAAATAAAATAAAATTATTGTTACAATAATCACAGTATAATTTAAAAATGCTTACTTTTTTCACAAAAGTAATTTATATTTACTAAAAAATTATAAGATTTGAAAGAAACTAAAACACTACCGCTATTTTCAACTTACGAACTAGATTCTAGATTTTATGATGAACTACTTAAGGATAATAATGAAGTTAGGGAGGTGTATAAAACCTTATATAATTTATTTGGTTCTTACTCAGTATCAGAATTTGATCGTTTAAATAAACAAGCAAAAGATTCTTTTTTTAATCTAGGAATTACGTTTCAAGTTTATGGAGATAAGGAGGTAAAAGAAAAAATTTTCCCTTTTGATTTATTTCCAAGAATTATTAATAATAAAGAATGGACTACAATAGAGAAAGGTGTTTTACAAAGAAGTAAAGCTTTAAACCTTTTTCTTTGGGATGTGTATCATGATCAAAAAATTATAAAACAAGGTATTGTACCTGAAGATTTAATTAAGTCTTCTGTTAATTTTTTACCAGAAATGATAGGATTAGATCCTCCTGGAGGCATTTATAACCATATTTCGGGTACAGATTTAATAAAACATGCTGATGGCAAGTATTATGTTCTAGAAGATAATATTAGATGTCCTTCTGGTGTTAGTTATGTTATTGGCAACAGAAATGCTGTAAAGCATGCATTGTTTGGTGTTTTTAATCAATATAATGCACACACGGTTGTAGATTATGGTTCTAAGTTATTAGATACTATGGAATCTGTAAAACCAAATGGGGTAGATGCTCCTGTTTGTGTTATAATTACACCTGGGGTTTATAATTCTGCTTATTACGAACATTCATTTCTTGCAAAACAAATGGGAGTTGTTTTAGTGGAAGGAAGAGATTTATTTGTAGAAAATGGTTTTGTGTATATGAGAACCATTTATGGACCAGAAAAAGTAGATGTTATATACAGAAGAGTAGATGATTTATTTATAGATCCTTTAGTCTTTAAAAAAGATTCTATGTTAGGGGTTCCTGGTTTATTTTCTGTGTATCAAAAAGGAAATGTTACTTTGGTAAATGCTCCTGGTACAGGTGTGGCAGATGACAAAGCTGTGTATACTTATATGCCAGAAATTATTAAATATTATTTAGATGAAGAACCGATTCTAAATAACGTACATACCTATCATTGTAGTAGAAAAGATGAGTTAAAATATGTTATAGAAAACATAGATAAATTGGTTGTAAAGCCAGTGGATGAATCTGGAGGATAT encodes the following:
- a CDS encoding carbohydrate kinase, coding for MANITCFGEVLWDVFPTHKKIGGAPLNVAVRLQSLENNVYIITKVGEDDNGQKIKDFIKENNVNKAALQIDEELKTGKVKVLLDDKGCASYDIMFPRAWDQIELTESAKKIVKVSDAFVYGSLVARDEVSRNTLYELLKIAKYKIFDVNLRAPYYNIARLSYLMNEASFIKFNDDEIIEISKGLNFNSTSLEENIQFIAKTTNTKSICVTKGGSGAILYYNDVFYYNEGYKVKVVDTVGAGDSFLASLINKLLKDVAPQEALDFACAVGAIVASSEGANPEIKESEILGFMEQKTV
- a CDS encoding EamA family transporter; protein product: MWMYLGLLAALFLGLHNLCKKHAVQGNEVFPVLFGTISAGFLLILPFYLGSIWNPDYMQKIGFYITSIPWSTHGFIFIKSMIMAASWVLAYQALKHLPITIVTPIRSAGPFFTFIGAIFIYNEKPNSLQWVGFFLIILSVLLYSKIGKKEGINFKRNKWIFAIIAATFLGASSGLYDKFLIQTLTLNPQTLQFWFCFYTILILLIILSITWFPYADKRKAFKFRWSIPAVGVLLQTADYFYFKALQDPDALIMLLSAIKRSQIIIAVVVGGLLFKEKNKRKKLVPLFGILLGVFLILYS
- a CDS encoding circularly permuted type 2 ATP-grasp protein, producing the protein MKETKTLPLFSTYELDSRFYDELLKDNNEVREVYKTLYNLFGSYSVSEFDRLNKQAKDSFFNLGITFQVYGDKEVKEKIFPFDLFPRIINNKEWTTIEKGVLQRSKALNLFLWDVYHDQKIIKQGIVPEDLIKSSVNFLPEMIGLDPPGGIYNHISGTDLIKHADGKYYVLEDNIRCPSGVSYVIGNRNAVKHALFGVFNQYNAHTVVDYGSKLLDTMESVKPNGVDAPVCVIITPGVYNSAYYEHSFLAKQMGVVLVEGRDLFVENGFVYMRTIYGPEKVDVIYRRVDDLFIDPLVFKKDSMLGVPGLFSVYQKGNVTLVNAPGTGVADDKAVYTYMPEIIKYYLDEEPILNNVHTYHCSRKDELKYVIENIDKLVVKPVDESGGYGISIGSKLTKEEIETVKKTILAAPRKYIAQPIMSLSTHPTYIDENESFESRHVDLRTFTLLGKDTDFVLKGGLSRVALKKGNLIVNSSQGGGSKDTWVLKK